In Apis mellifera strain DH4 linkage group LG1, Amel_HAv3.1, whole genome shotgun sequence, the sequence agttattcaaaaattcaactttttattcaaattcgaGACATTTACGATCATCTTTGCGATATTTCCAGAGAAGTTTCagacttttattctttttctattctcaCAGcactctcttttatttttttggtaatattatacaacttttattatctttttttacattttgttaacgataaattgaattttttacttattacaaATGCCATAATTTGGATAATGTTACCATTGTCTCTTCTTGCTTTGCTAACTTCGAAGGTAACCAACGTGATAAATGAGGTAgggagattaaaattttttttttttctttttcttttgaaaataattattctaaaaacttaatttaatgcatttttttgCAGATCGAAAAAACTGGATGTATTATACATGTTTTGTTAAATTgtacgatcgatcgagaaacgaaaatagaggtaaaatgatatttacaaattcGATCGTCTTAACGATTtcgttgttttatatattacgtacATCTTCTAGCTCGAACAATTTTCACTTCAATTGTTGCATCAAAAAGTGAAGTTTACAGCGAATGGATACTTCACATTAGATAATACTCTTTTTCAATCGGTGAGCGAAAATTGGccaattattataagttttgtTTGAATGCGGcgaatatacattatttgatattttttattattgttagatGATTAATACAGTAACTACGTATATGGtgattttgtttcaatttcaaatggaaatttcaaatgaaaatgataaattctgCAATTGCACGCAATGCagataatcgtaaaaaaacaCAATTATCATACAAATTGGATTTTCGATCTTTGATACTTGGAGACaagggaagaagagaggatATATAGGATACATAATTTATGTGGGACAATAAGAATTCATTTCTCCGTTTTATCCATTTCtctcgtttataaataaatataaaaacattaaatatgtaaaataaagataaattgagagaaatgaattttatcgataatcaatactgtacttcttttttttcttttttcttttttttttttttttttttttttttttaatcagaatTTATCAGCAATTCCGTTAAAGAGGACTAATACATCGATTGCATGCATGGCAGCGACTTATATGATTGCAGCtgattatatacaattgttGCTCGCAATGAGTCTCCTCCTGAACTATTGTGTGTATTATGCACACCACGTAATCAATCACAATTGTGTGCACACAACTTGTTTATCCTTTATACCCAAGTACATACtgcttaattattaacaaaattattcgttaCACACTTTTCtattcataatgaaaattaaatgatatcgaGAATGATGAACTTtagtatatacaaaataaactggcaataaaatctatatatatttgatgctATACGATACTAtgcttaaatttatatttctatgctTTCAACTTCGATCgatcatcattatttttgaaaaatctttggTATTCCATTGTGATTATGCTGGACTAGATCTTCTAAATAATGCATAATATAcacttatgatatttttataaaaaagacgGAGTAAACATGTTtgcgatttttataaaatatgcaaattaaatgttactatatgcaattaatatattatctagcAGAATATCGTTTCACATCtccatcattttattataattttttacatgtatCTTTTAAAGAAGAGTTTCATTTATCTCGCACATGATATACAAAAtggtgtttctttttttgtatctttaaaACAAAAGGCGCGAATAACGACGGTCTTTCTCAGTGGAAAATCTAATCACAACCAGTTAATACTTAAGCAGCGATATAACAAACATATTTCTTAAACATCATCAGAAAAGTTCGCGTATAGCTCCAATTAATGACTTCTTTCCCATTGCGAGCTTATACAGAACTGCAgatgattttctttcttaaatatatatacaaacacaCGTAACATCAACACGAACGATTGCCTTGTTTCGTACTTTGttgtaataatatcaatgGAGATGTTCCAATATAATGTTGTACAGGATGAGGCTTATTAACGCCCCCTTATCATTCTTAGTCGTTTAATTTACGATGTTTTTTCGTGAAATACAAAGAATTCAATCGTTCTTCGTTTACCGACTTATCACGCAATTTTCGACTGTATTTGTAAAGCCTTGGAAATTTAAcgtgtataataatttgataacgtgtcatttgaaaaatatcgtattaaattattctcttttaatcTTCTCACACCAATCGTCtcatttttccatcgatcggGTTGAAAAtcggagaagaaaaatgacaACTTATTCGTGCAACGATccgcataaatttttatttaaatttttaaaaatcgagatCGTTACACTTACTATGTGAAAGACTGCAGTATGATAAAAAATCTCATTGTTCGTTTccctttcttgaaaaaaaggaCATCCTTCAAGGGACGGCGTTACACATGGGAAAATTCAGTCGtgctaaaattttgataaaaaatatggaaaatgatTCTCTGCTATTAATTCTTCCCGAATGAGTTttcatacaattaaatttcagtGTAAAAAACATGtacatttattctattaaataatatagatattgtcGCTGTTGGCCggtattatatacgtatatcgaaaattttcagaaaatactCTTTaagaatttgcataaaaaccaatcgagttaaaaaaagaagttgtTGCATAATTTGTTGGTCGAGGAtgaattttgtcaatttttcgactttttttttatgatcgaGGACATGCTCGGCCAAGCTTCACTACGAGACATCCCTCGAAGGAAACGTCGATATATCAAAGGGGTTTTCTTGGCATACTTCATCATCCTCTTCGGGCACGAACTATCTTTAATccatataatcattaaattacaaattacacgTTATTGCACACTGACaacaatattttcatcgataaattcATGATTCAATAAATGACAATTCACGCATCAAATTATCAGTGAATCGAATCTTAAAgctaaaacattttattttaaattttaatcatgtgcgtttcttcattttcttctttttttcttttttttcctttttttttcttttttatatgaataaaatacgtTCATGTTAGTTACAATCTAGATATATGTCAGTGGCACTCATTAATTGCACTCGATCAAATTACAAATGCAATGAGATAAGATAGTCTTGCATgcgattttattttctgtaaaataaaaaaaaaaaattatttttcacttatttttaTCGCTGTTTAAACTTTCATATAGGTATCAAAGTGTTCCACATGCTTCAATTTGATTATTgttcttgataattttctttcaacgaTTCACCATAATTGTGTTTGTAACCTGGCTGGCAATAACGCGTacggtaaaaattaaaacatattgtATCGATTAATTGGAATCTTCGGGatattttaacgattaaaaaCGATCTTGCGAATCGTTCCCAGTGTAGCGTTGTTTTCGTTAAACAGAAGTCTCGGCCGAAGTAGTGCCGTTAATCGTTAACGGGCTGATGCTTTCCTTCGATCGTATCAAGTCTATCTGAAACGACCAAACCAAATATTTCGCATAATTTGCCGAAACGTATCAAGGACGAGCCAATCGTTTTAAACAAGCATTTAACGTACGTaatgaaaatctttaaaaaattttaaaaattaaaaatttagcgGAGCATCGAATACACTGAACCGTGATGgcaaattcgtttaaaaattgaatttaaacatatgttattgtattaaaactaTGTCACACGCAGATTACATTACGCAACAAAtaataacgttttttttttcgtacgaaaaattcatgcaaataatagaattaatctaCGAACGAAGATGCAAACGATAAAGATCGCAAAGTGCAaaagtgaattaaaaaattatatcatattgcaatattaatatatatagaaaacagAGATCAGATTCATCGAAATCTTTTCTGCTGCTTCTTATTTTGATACTTATTGGTATATATTTGCGTATATATTGCATGCTGCAACTTAATTATGCAACGTAATAACACAATCGAAAATGGATCCGAAAATAGATCTTCTTTTCTATCGGAATCGTCATGGCTCCTaagggaaaaaaatctatatctaaAAGACGACTCCGTTCGAGGGTTCCGTGCAGCCCCCTTTTATACTCTTACTCACACAGTAGCGTACATGGGGGTATGTTGCATGCCGGTGTATTGGTGCTCTTGCTGTGTGACTTGCCATGTGATTTATCGGTttggtgatggtggtggctAGAATTTAGAGTCATTTACGTTTGTCACCTTGATAGAGATCCCACTGTCATCTTCATCCTCTTCGGTCATCGTAGTCAGCCTCGTAGTCTCGTCGGCCATCAACAAGTTATCTTTCTTCGAGTGCTTTTTTTGCTTTCCCGCGCTAGATTcgaatcaatttatcaatgtcACATTAAGCCCACTGAATGATAATGGATGGTAATGGATTCTACTTCGTTAAATCAGGTAGACGTACTTGATTAGTTTGACTTGTTTCATTTTCTCGTTGCCTTCATTTACTTGTTGCCAAATCCCTGTCTTATTCACTTCTTCGCTGATATTGATGCTCGCCATTGGGATTTTCATAATGTTGCCATTCGCCAATGAGATTTGTATATTACCTGATGGACCATATCCGATGGATTCGTTTTGTTCCTGAGAGACAGATTGTAAATTCAGCTTCAATTGCTTAAATCTcgttaatttcaagaaaaaaaaaaaaaatcaagccATGCATTGAACTCAGCAAATCTCTCTGCACTACCATAGATTTTGGTATTCCATAGACTTCGAAGAACAGTGGATTTAGGTGTAAAAAAAAGCGGTTATTTCGGTTAGCATCGTTCGGTTAGCTggaagatggaaaaaaaaaagtgaatttgCATTCGGCTGAGAACGAGGAGCAGGTGTCGCGTGGATATAATAGCCTTCGTGACTCGTGCAGAGACGAATCGCCTCaatcattctattatttttttttatgtatatatacttatttcattaattcatgatattataattacactaCCGATAAAACGAATCGCTGGAAACGATGGTCGAGATCTATGCCATCATTGCCACacgatcataaaaaaatatataaacacagTGCACGACATCTGAAGTTCAGCGTAAAGGTGTAATCTTCAGCAGGGATGTAGAtacaaatgttaaaaattttcgatgctGAGGAACTATGGACGTGCGCTTATGGTCACGTACCGATGACAGCCGCAGGATTCGACGACCACTGGGTACCTTTACGTCTCTGGCATTCTTTCATTTCCTCATAGatttctctctcattctccGATTTTCTGaggatttttttatcttttatatttttcttatttttctcttccccttTCTACCCCtcgaaaattatacatttctctGTAACTGTGTGCTCTTTAATGTGTGGTGTTCGAAGATCTtgcttcttttaaaaaatatttcgtgatTGAATGTCTGTTAAAAAGGAGGAGGTATTTGGTCGCTGTAGCAGCGAGAAAAGATTTCTGTATCGAAGATCCATCCGATTCTAATGTACAATCTACGTGTATTTTGTGACACGTGTCGGAGTTTGGTGATTACATGCAAACAAAATGTATTGTTATTTGTATATCGTGTGCTGAACGTGTTGATAAATACTAAGGAAAAAACTTGGGATTACAGATAGATTTGTGTGTGTTCTTAAACAACGatgtatttttcatatgtAAGGTAGGCAATGTGTTCGATGATACATTAAGCCGATACATCATGTGTGTCAAAAGATAATCGAAACATTGACTTCGTTATAGTTTTTTGTGTATTGTCGTAAAATGACAGTTTTCagaaacttaataataaaaaaaaaaagagaaaaaaaaaagaaaaaaaatttattcgtgttttttaaataaaaaacttatatcAATAATGATCAAACtatgattaatttcatatgaatttttcgatgatataaatatctttgataaatatatactttcatctataattgatataatttaactacaataacaaatttatccaggttttaaaataattgtatccaAAATGATATCATTCGAACGATGGTATAACTAACTATTACATGTAATTAATACTGGTCAGGCCGAGTATTTTAACACGCGCAATTATGTATGTGCGACGAGATAATTGTTTTAGTTGTAAACTTTATGAAACCATCGGAATACATAtctatctttttcattaatttttgtgcAGGCCATCTTCGTCATTCAGGCACATTTAAtggcaaattattattattgcttcgATCGGAAAGACAACGAGAGAACAGCGAAAAGACGAAACAACGCGTAGCAAAATTTAGGCCACTTTCATACGATCAATCGTTAAAATATCGCGTTCTTCTTCGTGTTTCCGACAAAATGTGGGCTCGTCGCATACAGTTACCGTGACCACGGGGCAAATATTAGCCACGCGATCACTTTTTGTGTGCTATTTACGACCAATGATGATATTTAGTATTCGTCTCACGGTGCTAACCTCGCCGCTCTCCAGTTGACGAAGATCTTCGGCATGTTTTTTGCTTGGTTCCGGCATAATATCGTCCAGGATCTTCAACTCCCGTTGCGTGAACATCAAATCTAAGGACTTGCGTATTCCAATCATCACCATCAGCTGcgtgaaatattattcgagagtgagaaaaaataataaataataacaaacaatacaatattcctataagataataaaatactcaatcaatatattaaatatcgttcTTGATTTATCACGATTATCGTTCGATAAATATCTAACCATCAAAGGGAAGAGAATGGAAGTACTGCTGAAGGATTTGATGATCCACAAACAGGCTAAACAAGTCAATTGTATCGTTGTAAATAGGTGTACGCGTTTCAATGGTACCTGGAACATTTAGATCGTCAAACATTCGGTTCACGCGAACAATCACTCATACTCATTTCAATTATCTCACCTGACGAAGAAACATATAATCGGGTTGGTATTTAACCGGCAtcaacataattaaaattctgtcGAAAAATTGAAGTCCTTTCAACGAAGCGACTCCCATATAAAGAAAAACGCCGAATAATACCGGCATAGGTATGTGTCTCAACATTGGTGTGAGTAGGACCGAACAACCGATCatcaaaaagattaaaatatgcgTTACTCGCTGCTCGCGAACACCAAGGAACCGTGGTTTTTCTCCTGGTGCGGCGCATTCCGATTCCAGTTTCAACGAGTTCACATGATTAATCGAAAGTACGGTTGCCGCTACGAACCAGGGTAATCCCATTACCGAGCAAATTTCTATCAGAATCGCGAGAACGAATAGATCCAAATGATAGCCACATCCTTTCTAAATACGAACAATACAAtttatggataattttttaataataaaaattttgtttttaaaatcaaaaaaacttgcctttaatttattctctttcctATTTACTATCACGGCTGTGATTTGTTGAtccataaaaatcaatatagtACCTAATAAAGCTGGCAGACTTGCAACAATAGCGCTCCACCATGGATTACTTTGAAAAGGCCAGATTATCCATCCTCGATCGGCCAACGTTGGCTTGAATTCCGTTGGTACCTCGAGTTTCGGCGTGGGAATATTCGCGAAATGATCGAGAGTACTCATCGAAAAAATTGCTATGATCACCGCAAAATCACTAACGACTTGTCTGACCTATATCATTACACGCCAAGAGTAAAAAAGATCGATCGTAATTGGTTTTACGCGACGCGTAAACGTCGTATCTATACCTTTGACGGAAAGAAGAGAGCGTTCTTGAAGTCTTTGAGCTCAACGGATAACAGAAATGTGCCCATGAATAGTATAATTGACATGAGGAACACATCAGGTATATAGTGCGGTAGGTTGCAACCGTCGCCCACTAGCGTACCGTTGTAATtctgaaagaaaaacgatTCATCAGTGGTATAACAGTGTGCCGAGTCAGACACAGAGTCTTGAAATCAAGCTGCCGTTGCAGTTTGTAATTTCGGCTAACGAGTAGTTTTCAATGTGTGACGTTCAATTAACCTGGCACGTTTTTTGATCGAGCGCCGTCCAATTAATGTTGTCGTAGCTAGACGGTAGGCTGCCGTTCGGCGGCCTACACCAACACTCGTAGTCGAACGGATCGTTTGCATGGGTATTAATAGGATATTTCTTGCCGATGGACAATACGTTTTCAATGGCCTGAAACACAGAAATTCTTACTCGTAAATATCCTCTCTAAATCCTGAATTAAGAAGCTGATGGATCAGATTAAAGCTTAAGAGTATTGGATTTTCGCGGCCACTTTCTCATCAAGATCGAGGCCAATCGAACTTTCAAGTTGTTCAAGTTTTGAAGCCCGCGAGAAGCGCTTCGATTAGAAGCGTATACCTTGCAATTCGTGACCCAAATGCAGGCGATTTTGCTGATGATGCGATTCGCGAAGCACATACAGTTATATCCCCCATCCAATTAAGTCGTATCGCGTCAGAAGGACACGGTTGCGCAATTAAGATCCACCAAGGTAACAAAATTGCAAAGTAGTTGAGATATAAGAATCGATTACTTACTTTATAGATGAAGATAAACGCGATCAGGGTGGCGAAGTTTTCTTCTGTGAAACGTGTGATGTAGCACACGAAAGCACTAGCGTCGATCGCTACGAGAATTACCAAAATTAAGGTTATCCATGAGCCAATCCAAAAACGGAACGACATGTAGTTCCAATCCGATTTCCTACGAGCATATCGCACAATTTCGTTACGTCTCAACGAGGAGCGCTCTTATATTGCAAGAACTTACTTACTTGCAGAATTCATAGACTATCGTCTCGAAGACTAAAACGGGACCGGTTGAACCGAGGATGGTTAAAGGTTGTCCAGAAAAAAATCCATATCCGATACCGCAAACGAAACCAGATACTAACGACTCCATGGCGGCCATATTTTTTCCCGTAGCCTCGCCCAGTAAACCGCCAAACGTGATTATAGGCGAGAGACAGgcaaaatatagaaagataaaagaagcTACACATTGAAGAGCCAACGCGTCTTTGAAGTCGGAGAAATAAAACGGCGCTTTCCTCTTGATATCGTTTATCAAACCACCGAAAAGCTTACCAGACCTCGAGAGTCCGGATTCTTCCCTCAATTTTTGTTCATCAGCTTCTTCGTCCAGTTCTTCTTtcggtttttcttctttcggtCGTTTCCTTACATCCTAAGCAAATTGATcattaaaatcgattcttatgaatattaatttacagatCGTCTACGATCTATATTGTACCTGCGAAGGAATGGCAGCAGGCGGTTCTATTCTGATCGCAGGATCCCATTCTCCTGGTGGTAGAACCGTGACCGCATCCAAGAACTCGTCAATTCCGGCGAGAAGATGATTTCTGTTCTTCGCCTTGTAAGCCACATCGTGGAAGACCTCGTCAGACATCAAAGTAGCCATTGCGCGACCAATCTCGTGGAAACCAGTGAGCCCTCCCTAAAAATGCATCGAATCGTTATCCCATCTAAtggattcgaataaattaatttatttatcgtgttATCGTGTTTCGCTATGATCGATAACCGaaagataaaacaattatCAGGAAAAGGAGACAAACGATTGAAATGAATTGGAGAAGACAATCTCAAATGATAGTTCTCGTTCAAATTAGGTAGAAATTGTTTTGTGTATCGAGCCCTCGAGATCGAGAATAGTTCAGGCAATCAGCGTGCACAATTACTTCGTTAAAACGTTAATTACTCGAAAGGAGCTTTTCATCGAGTTACCCGAGAATCTACATTTCTACCTCGATAGATATACACGATTGCTCTACTTTCAATGTTTCATCCGTATAATTCCGATATccgaattcgaatcgatttaatactcgaaacgaaacgaattatgttttctttctaaaaaatcttCAACAAATCTTACCGTTGGTCCAAGCagaacaaatataaatctcGTTGGCACAGGAACTTCCGTCAAATCGCCCATTATTCCAGCTTGGCTCAATCGAATGAAAGCCGACAgacttttatctaaaaaatccACCTCTCCTACGAGAATATTGCTCGCCTCGGCTCCCGCAGGTATCTTCCGCATGAAATGCGTATTACCCTGATGAAGAgtgaataaacaattattatacagtGGGAATCATTggatcgttaaaaattacgaaCCTTGTGATTCGCGTCTCCGTTTTCTAAGGCGGACGAACTGTGATTTCGGCTAATTGACACGCTACTCGGACTTCGATCCATTCCGTTAGAGCCTGGTTCTTGGCCTGAAAGAGATCTAGCTTACCGCCTACTGCGTCTTTCCAAGGtaaaattaaacgagagaAGACGAGAAGACGAGAAGGCGCGTAGGCATTATAATCGAGGGCTACATATTTTTCCGTTTCCTCTCAATTATCATTTCTATCCAAGACCATTAAAAGTTGGATAGCGACCCACATTCGCATGTCGAAAGCGTTTCCCAGTTGCAGGAATCCAATATCAAAGATTTTCCAGTATTTCTCTTATAGGTGACATTCGTCGGGACATAGATTGCTTTTACtcccgtttattttttttttttttttaatatgaacgttaattttcaattcaaagatattctgtgcacgaacaatttttttctattaaatgtcAAGACCACGTTGCACAACCCTTTCGAACGGTAACCAATACGGTAAAACTTTTCCGATAGATTGACCACGCAGCTGCAAGCACTCGAGGACAGAGTTGATTTTGTTTTCCGTTGTTCTCACTTGCTCTCGATAATCGTTTGTCGATAGAGGGATGTTATTTTGAGCGATGGTACCAATAATGGTACTCTAATCTGAATCGTTGGATTCCGACAACTCACGACACTATTCGTCGCACAAGTTTTCAGGAATACGAAATATATGtcgcatatatgtatatgcataCTTGTATAATTACTACAGAAAATCTACAAGGTCACGAGATGGTTATCCGATGTGTTAAAGAGTTAAAAGAGAATTGCAAGCACAATAAAGCAACAAGGAGATTACCAGGTATAGCAAGGAAACGGCTACCCGCATTCAACGCTGGCCCACTGCCGTGACTTGTTGCGCCGGCGATCGCCGGAGCGGAATTCGATTCCTCCACTAAAAATGAGCATGAAACATACACCAGGATCGTCCTTTATTTACAGAGGAAGGGCctaagaaggaagaggaaaatccCATTTCGTCGAATGCATTACGCGTATCGCGAACAGTTGCGTCCCGAGACTTCATTGCTCGAAATCGCAACTCGTTCGCGATTAATTCGTACTTGTAgcagttctttttctttttctagtaagtaagaataaaaatcgcgAAGAAATGAGAGGAAAATTAGTTGGAACTCTGAAAAGATAGATATTAGTCAGATTAAAAAAGTGTGACAGTAGTACTAAGTATGATATCGAGTTAAAAGTATACATTAAGTCATATCGtgcatattatacaattagaaCGTAAGATCATGCCTCGTGATTAGTTGAATTGTGAAGGTTTCACCTACGCGTTCCCGCGATCGTGCACTTCCTCTGAATCGTTTCTACTTTACGATCAGGAGAGAACATGTATCGCTTGAAGTGATTCCCGCGAATCCGTTGCTGCATTACGATTGCAGTAGTAACAACCGATATTCGTCGGACACGAAGCGTTCTTTCTGAATCGATTTCACGATCCCGACAGCCGATAACAAATCCACTCTATGCAATATTTAACTACTGTAAACATCGAAAATTCCACAGAGGAAGGAAAACGAAAATAGAGGAATAAAACGACGTAAACGTCGATAAAGAAATGTTGTTTGTCGGGAAATATTGTATCATCACATTTCATTAATATGTACAAAAAAGAGTGGAAAAGagagtagaaaaaaatagaaacaaaatggAGAGAAATACgaagtgtaataataataataataataataataatacaagagAACGAAAGACattgattttgtattaatctatcaattaaaatttataagaacaaTAACCACCTGACAGTCTAACCTTTTAGTTGACACATCGCGAACCATGTTGTGAATCCGACCACGTGGGGAATGCCGAATTCGtctgattgaaaaataagaaacaaatgTCAATACCTTATACCACGatcgaaacaaattaaaaatggattGGATTTATATCCGtttcaatcattttcatttatgccGTGTTAAACCAAATAATTTGCACGATAATTTGGCGTTTGCACGTTTACACAAATCATCCGTGGGATAAAAATTGGGATAAAAATTgggataaatattgattagtaGGTTAAAACTAATTGTTGATACATGAGGATTGAACACATGTTGGATAATGAGAAGGAA encodes:
- the LOC409792 gene encoding sodium bicarbonate cotransporter 3 isoform X15, whose translation is MDREGSLKSSGSSPWMQPGIGGGGGAAHTGGTGDDEAPKDPGVRITHQPFTEKDYEGHRAHTVYVGVHLPGERRHRRHHKHHHSQRQTYSADKDNVDNDRPRQLLMTRRSRLSSICDPDGEMILTPPAQRVQFILGEEVGDDAHESHPLFSEMEELVKDGDEMEWKETARWIKFEEDVEEGGNRWSKPHVATLSLHALFELRSLLLNGTVMLDMEANSLEQIADLVLDNMINKGSLPAESREKVREALLVRHRHQHERRKDNNMSRLPIIRSLAEIGRNHSSSKNYDCTCGLHALLTSDLQERRGRDAYAPSVARSSSCPNPNTALLSKETKDLKGPYLLVPDEFGIPHVVGFTTWFAMCQLKVEESNSAPAIAGATSHGSGPALNAGSRFLAIPGQEPGSNGMDRSPSSVSISRNHSSSALENGDANHKGNTHFMRKIPAGAEASNILVGEVDFLDKSLSAFIRLSQAGIMGDLTEVPVPTRFIFVLLGPTGGLTGFHEIGRAMATLMSDEVFHDVAYKAKNRNHLLAGIDEFLDAVTVLPPGEWDPAIRIEPPAAIPSQDVRKRPKEEKPKEELDEEADEQKLREESGLSRSGKLFGGLINDIKRKAPFYFSDFKDALALQCVASFIFLYFACLSPIITFGGLLGEATGKNMAAMESLVSGFVCGIGYGFFSGQPLTILGSTGPVLVFETIVYEFCKKSDWNYMSFRFWIGSWITLILVILVAIDASAFVCYITRFTEENFATLIAFIFIYKAIENVLSIGKKYPINTHANDPFDYECWCRPPNGSLPSSYDNINWTALDQKTCQNYNGTLVGDGCNLPHYIPDVFLMSIILFMGTFLLSVELKDFKNALFFPSKVRQVVSDFAVIIAIFSMSTLDHFANIPTPKLEVPTEFKPTLADRGWIIWPFQSNPWWSAIVASLPALLGTILIFMDQQITAVIVNRKENKLKKGCGYHLDLFVLAILIEICSVMGLPWFVAATVLSINHVNSLKLESECAAPGEKPRFLGVREQRVTHILIFLMIGCSVLLTPMLRHIPMPVLFGVFLYMGVASLKGLQFFDRILIMLMPVKYQPDYMFLRQVPLKRVHLFTTIQLTCLACLWIIKSFSSTSILFPLMLMVMIGIRKSLDLMFTQRELKILDDIMPEPSKKHAEDLRQLESGEIDLIRSKESISPLTINGTTSAETSV
- the LOC409792 gene encoding sodium-driven chloride bicarbonate exchanger isoform X13, with the translated sequence MDREGSLKSSGSSPWMQPGIGGGGGAAHTGGTGDDEAPKDPGVRITHQPFTEKDYEGHRAHTVYVGVHLPGERRHRRHHKHHHSQRQTYSADKDNVDNDRPRQLLMTRRSRLSSICDPDGEMILTPPAQRVQFILGEEVGDDAHESHPLFSEMEELVKDGDEMEWKETARWIKFEEDVEEGGNRWSKPHVATLSLHALFELRSLLLNGTVMLDMEANSLEQIADLVLDNMINKGSLPAESREKVREALLVRHRHQHERRKDNNMSRLPIIRSLAEIGRNHSSSKMEESNSAPAIAGATSHGSGPALNAGSRFLAIPGQEPGSNGMDRSPSSVSISRNHSSSALENGDANHKGNTHFMRKIPAGAEASNILVGEVDFLDKSLSAFIRLSQAGIMGDLTEVPVPTRFIFVLLGPTGGLTGFHEIGRAMATLMSDEVFHDVAYKAKNRNHLLAGIDEFLDAVTVLPPGEWDPAIRIEPPAAIPSQDVRKRPKEEKPKEELDEEADEQKLREESGLSRSGKLFGGLINDIKRKAPFYFSDFKDALALQCVASFIFLYFACLSPIITFGGLLGEATGKNMAAMESLVSGFVCGIGYGFFSGQPLTILGSTGPVLVFETIVYEFCKKSDWNYMSFRFWIGSWITLILVILVAIDASAFVCYITRFTEENFATLIAFIFIYKAIENVLSIGKKYPINTHANDPFDYECWCRPPNGSLPSSYDNINWTALDQKTCQNYNGTLVGDGCNLPHYIPDVFLMSIILFMGTFLLSVELKDFKNALFFPSKVRQVVSDFAVIIAIFSMSTLDHFANIPTPKLEVPTEFKPTLADRGWIIWPFQSNPWWSAIVASLPALLGTILIFMDQQITAVIVNRKENKLKKGCGYHLDLFVLAILIEICSVMGLPWFVAATVLSINHVNSLKLESECAAPGEKPRFLGVREQRVTHILIFLMIGCSVLLTPMLRHIPMPVLFGVFLYMGVASLKGLQFFDRILIMLMPVKYQPDYMFLRQVPLKRVHLFTTIQLTCLACLWIIKSFSSTSILFPLMLMVMIGIRKSLDLMFTQRELKILDDIMPEPSKKHAEDLRQLESGEEQNESIGYGPSGNIQISLANGNIMKIPMASINISEEVNKTGIWQQVNEGNEKMKQVKLINAGKQKKHSKKDNLLMADETTRLTTMTEEDEDDSGISIKVTNIDLIRSKESISPLTINGTTSAETSV